From one Bacteroidota bacterium genomic stretch:
- a CDS encoding M23 family metallopeptidase gives MKRTVNAQNYPQNYFRYPLDSLPNLVSPFGGLRDNHFHSGMDLRTNQREGLPVYASADGYVSRIKIQSIGYGKAIYIDHPNGYTTVYGHLQKYSGKIAEWIHNHQYKNQTFEFDYVFEKPVLLVKKGDLIGLSGNSGGSSGPHVHYEIRNTKSEKILNPALFGIIPIDTLTPFIKNVFIYKFTTDGLLLKQRLKINNAQLITTEKPYYFIYKNSIELDADVYGFGIETYDYIHNQEEEKGIYSYQLSWQSKQVFKHTLDQFAFDESKYINAHIDYPFYKTNKIRFQKCFVDDGNEFSTYETNTQKGKVTIAKNSLDTLVFEVSDFNENKYFLAIPIKGLPKKMDKEKLVNANSLKGKKVFYPLKQNNIKSKEFLFEMVPKSLYDTTYYEYTILPKTKSTLSKVYCISNLTASIHKAADISIKPIKVKKEYESKLMLAYYLTDGKNYRSAGGSFENGFVKAKASNFGHYFVTLDTTAPVIKQVFINTEEAVNDSLHYYFEIKDNFSGIGKYKGYLNGQWILLDYDAKSNLLTYHFDEVWNNLVLQNKDSKQKDMATIKPEILIRVTDKKGNVAEKLFIMPIIF, from the coding sequence TTGAAGAGAACAGTTAATGCTCAAAACTACCCGCAAAATTACTTTCGTTATCCATTAGATTCATTACCTAATTTAGTTTCGCCTTTTGGTGGCCTGCGTGATAACCATTTCCATAGTGGTATGGACTTACGCACTAATCAGCGCGAAGGTTTACCAGTATATGCCAGTGCCGATGGTTATGTATCCCGCATAAAAATTCAAAGTATAGGTTATGGAAAAGCCATTTATATTGACCATCCAAATGGTTATACAACGGTTTATGGACATTTACAAAAGTATTCAGGTAAAATAGCCGAATGGATTCATAACCATCAGTACAAAAACCAAACCTTTGAATTTGATTATGTTTTTGAGAAGCCCGTATTATTGGTAAAAAAAGGAGATTTAATAGGTTTAAGTGGTAATAGTGGAGGCAGTTCAGGTCCACATGTTCATTATGAAATAAGAAATACAAAATCTGAAAAGATTTTAAACCCGGCACTATTTGGCATTATACCTATTGATACCCTAACACCATTTATAAAAAATGTATTTATTTATAAATTCACTACCGATGGGTTACTACTTAAACAACGTTTAAAAATAAATAATGCACAATTAATAACTACCGAAAAACCATATTATTTTATTTATAAAAATTCAATAGAATTAGATGCTGATGTATATGGTTTTGGAATAGAAACCTACGATTATATTCACAACCAGGAAGAAGAAAAAGGCATTTATAGTTATCAGCTTAGTTGGCAATCAAAACAGGTATTTAAGCATACCTTAGATCAGTTTGCTTTTGATGAGAGCAAGTATATAAATGCACATATCGATTATCCATTTTATAAAACAAACAAAATACGTTTTCAAAAATGTTTTGTTGATGATGGAAATGAATTTAGCACCTATGAAACCAATACACAAAAAGGAAAAGTAACCATTGCAAAAAATAGTTTAGATACACTTGTTTTTGAGGTAAGTGACTTTAATGAAAATAAATATTTTTTAGCCATTCCGATAAAGGGATTGCCTAAAAAAATGGATAAAGAAAAATTAGTGAATGCGAATTCTTTAAAAGGTAAAAAAGTTTTTTATCCATTAAAGCAAAACAATATAAAAAGCAAAGAATTTTTATTTGAGATGGTTCCAAAATCATTGTATGATACAACTTATTATGAGTACACCATTTTACCCAAAACGAAAAGTACTTTAAGCAAAGTTTATTGCATATCAAATTTAACAGCATCCATTCACAAAGCGGCCGATATAAGCATTAAACCGATAAAGGTAAAAAAAGAGTATGAAAGTAAATTGATGCTGGCTTATTACTTAACCGATGGAAAAAATTATAGGAGTGCTGGCGGTAGTTTTGAGAACGGATTTGTAAAAGCTAAAGCCAGTAATTTTGGACATTATTTTGTAACCTTAGATACTACTGCACCTGTTATAAAACAAGTTTTTATAAATACAGAAGAAGCAGTTAACGATTCACTACATTATTACTTTGAGATAAAAGATAATTTTAGTGGAATTGGAAAATACAAAGGTTATTTAAACGGTCAGTGGATTTTATTAGATTATGATGCTAAAAGCAACCTGCTAACTTATCATTTTGATGAGGTATGGAATAATTTAGTGCTTCAAAATAAAGATAGTAAGCAAAAAGACATGGCTACTATAAAACCAGAAATACTAATCCGTGTTACAGATAAAAAAGGAAACGTGGCAGAGAAACTTTTTATCATGCCTATCATATTCTAA
- the bcp gene encoding thioredoxin-dependent thiol peroxidase: protein MTILKEGDKAPIFKSTNENGETVSLADYKGKKLVLYFYPKDSTPGCTTEACDLRDNYHTFQAQGYEILGVSPDSAKSHIKFITKYQLPFSLLSDMDHSVADTYGVWGEKMMFGRKYMGVLRTTFVINEKGILEKVIEKVDTKAHTQQLI from the coding sequence ATGACAATATTAAAAGAAGGCGATAAAGCACCAATATTTAAAAGCACTAATGAAAATGGAGAAACCGTTTCCTTAGCCGATTATAAAGGCAAGAAGTTAGTTCTATACTTTTACCCAAAAGATTCAACTCCTGGCTGCACAACCGAAGCTTGCGATTTAAGAGATAACTACCATACCTTTCAAGCCCAGGGTTACGAAATATTAGGAGTGAGCCCTGATAGTGCAAAATCGCACATTAAGTTTATTACAAAGTACCAATTACCTTTTAGCCTATTGTCAGACATGGACCATTCAGTAGCTGATACATATGGAGTTTGGGGTGAAAAAATGATGTTTGGAAGAAAGTATATGGGGGTATTACGTACTACATTTGTCATAAATGAAAAAGGTATTTTGGAAAAAGTAATAGAAAAAGTAGACACAAAAGCGCATACCCAGCAATTAATATAA
- a CDS encoding TerB family tellurite resistance protein — translation MNKTEAGFHLLMIISKVDGKIEKAESNVLLDFLEKSFRQPIDLIKEQAFLMAYPMDDMMDHFIETAEQFFKISTSNERNKILQFAMKICMADNKMENGENKFINALYDAWGLD, via the coding sequence ATGAATAAAACCGAGGCAGGTTTTCATTTGTTGATGATCATATCAAAAGTAGATGGTAAAATTGAAAAAGCTGAATCAAATGTATTGTTAGATTTTTTAGAGAAAAGCTTTAGACAACCTATTGATTTAATTAAGGAGCAAGCTTTTTTGATGGCTTATCCTATGGATGATATGATGGATCATTTTATTGAAACTGCTGAGCAGTTTTTTAAAATTAGTACAAGTAATGAACGTAATAAAATACTACAGTTTGCCATGAAAATCTGTATGGCCGACAATAAAATGGAAAATGGTGAAAATAAATTTATCAATGCCTTGTACGATGCTTGGGGCTTGGATTAG